The stretch of DNA CTTCCTTGGTTACAACCCCTGTGCTGGGCAGTGCGGTGATGAATACAATGCTGGCCGTATTAGGTCCTCCTCTGGCAAATAACATGCTTAAAGAAACTTTCAAGCCTGAAGAAGTTCCCGAAGGGTATAGAGAAGCAGTACATGCTCTTTGGCTCCGCCCATCGCAATTCAGGGCGAACCGGGAGGACGTTCTAGCGTTTGTACCTGCAGCCAAGGCATTGATGGGCAGGTATAAAGAGATCAGAGTTCCTCTAGTTATTGTGATAGGAGCAGAAGATCCGTTTGAGACTAAGGAACATAGCTTCCGGCTGCACCAGGAGCTTCCCCATTCAAGGCTCATCGTGCTGCCGCAGGCTGCACATATGATTCCGCACAATCATCCGGATGCGGTGATGCGAGCCGTGCAGGAGGTAGTGGCCTCTGATTCAGATTCATCCGGTTAAAATAAATGGATAAAAAAACAATATAAATTGTTCTATACCAAATGCAGTGCCGAAGAGATGGTACTATATTGCTGATAAACCATGGAAAATTAGATAGGTGAACGGTGGTGTTTTTAAGATGAGCGAAACAGCAGTTCGGAATTTTACCCAGGATGATTTTCAGCAGCTGGGAGACTTGTACCATGCCGTGACGTCTAGCGGTAACGCCGTGTTCTGGTGGGTTGGAGAAGAGGAGAATTGGCCGAATGGGTTTGTAGCGATTGAGGGGGCACACATAGTGGCTAAAGGGCAGGTTAGTTATTATTAACGCGATTTCAGCAGGAAGTCCCCAAGAGAGCAAACACTATATTTATCTTAATTTAAAAACAATTCCTCAAAGAGAGCGCGACTACGCCCTGTATGATCTTCTATACGAGTGTTTGCTGAATCGGGCCTATGAGTTACGAGACACATTATCTCCAACTTACAGAACAATGATAGGGATAGGGAGTCAGTCAACTGAAGACGCTGGAAGATGGACTCCGAGGATCACCTGAAGGAATACTTAGAAATAGACGCAGAGATTTGGCCCGAAGCGCCAATTGGGCCTGAGAGGCTGATCCAAGTCCAGAAGAACTCTTCGTGGACTGCTTTTATCGTCAGAGACAATAATAACGCCTTGCTTGGAAGTGTTATGGCCTGGGTAGTGAAGAAGGCGATGCAAGGCGGGCTGAGCGCTATTTCTCGGTCAGAACACTACTGACATGCTGTTGTCAGTAGTGTTCTTGTATGCTTCTTCATAAGAGTTGCAAGTGAACTGCAATAGAAATGAAGAAGGAAGAGATGCTAATGATACCAAGTGAAAAAATACAGCAAACTCGCTACTGGATTGGCGTTGTATCTGCTTCTCATGTAAAACGGGGGGTACAGGGCGGATTTGCTCAGCTTTGCCATGGCAAAGCAGCACCTTTGCGCCGGATGAAGCCCGGGGATTGGCTAATCTACTATTCTCCACGCACGGATTTATTGAAGGGAGAGCCGCTTCAAGCCTTTACTGCCATTGGACAGGTTGAAGATGACCGGGTCTACGAATATCCCATGTCGGAATCCTTTGTTCCTTTCCGCCGGAATATCCGTTACCTCCCGTGCCGTGAAGTAAAGATTGCCGTGTTATTGGACGAACTTAACCTTACACGGGGCAAGCGAAGCTGGGGATATGCCTTCCGCTATGGCCAGGTTGAGATTGAGGAAGAGGATTTTCTGACGATTGCTCGTTCGATGCTGGGCGATACGGTGATTCCAGTGAAATGAAATCGCGATGTCACGAAAGTAAGACTATGGCGTATGTGAGCCAGAATGTCAGGTGAGGAACGAATTCGTCATTCTGCGGGCTGGTTACCATCCTGCGGACTCTTCAGTTCGAACATTTCTTCTTTAAACAGATGACCCCTAATAAACCCTTTATAGGCATACTCTAGGCGTTCTATGTAGAGCGAAAGGTCCTCAATCGGAAGATGAGAAATCGTGTACAGGTCCGTCGGATGAAAGTTCCATATGAAACTTTTCAGAATATAGTCATAGGTATGGCAGACCATTTCGGCAAGGTCCCTATCTAACGCTCCGTGGTCCTTAGTTAGACGGGTTAACTCGATGAGCGAATTGTAATAATCCCAGAAGGCAGGTTCGCTGAACTCTGACCTTTCATGAAGACTATAGATAAAGCTGCCCTCACGGCCGTGGAAGTTGTCTAGTAGTACTTGGGGAACTGACTGCAAGATTCACACCTGCCTCACTTTGCTGAATTTCATTGATCGCTGGATCGTATGTATTATAACATGGATTATGATAGACAGACGTATTGCAGTTCTGGAGGAGGAGATGAGGATTAGCCCCCTTTTAAGTTGATTGGACCAATGCACAAAGGGGCGATCCAAGGTATGATTTTGCCTGGTCATGGTTTCTGAAGAAGCTCTATGTTTCGGAAGAGCATGCCGAAGTGTTTCGTTCTGCATATCTAATGACACATACTTATGAGCAGAGAGAGCTTGAGTCATTTGAAGCGCTGGCTTGCCTGCGCTGGATGATGCTGCAGAGGAGAGGTGGCGTTCCGCTGGAGCCTGGCATGAGGGAGAAGGTGAAGGCTTTTATAGGGAATCACTCAATCTTACGGGAAGCCGGACTATTTACGAATTTATAAATAAATCAACCTCCCAATCAACCGGATGGTTGATTTTTTTGTGCTGTCTTTCAGGGTAGCATGGAGTCAGGGAGATGATTGATTTGGAAAAGATACTTACTGTGCGCGGGCTGACCAAGAGCTTCAAAGAACACAAGGTGCTCAAAGGGATTAGCTTTGAGGTGGGCCGCGGGGAAATCTTATGTTTCCTTGGACCGAACGGGGCCGGGAAGAGCACTACGATTCATATCTTGACGGCGGCCTTACAAAGCGACGAGGGGGAGGTGCTCTACAAGGGCCAGGATATCGGCAAGCAGCTGCGCAGCTACAAGAAGCAGCTTGGTGTAGTACCGCAGGAAATCGCGCTTTATGAGGAACTGTCTGCCGAGCGGAATGTGCTCTTCTTCGCTTCGCTGTATGGACTGCGTGGCCAGGAACTCGCAAGGGCAGCCGAAGAGGCACTGGAACTAGCCGGGTTAACAGATCGGCGGCATGACAAGGTTAAGACCTTCTCGGGGGGGATGAAGCGCCGGCTGAACATTGCTTGTGCTGTCGCTCATAAGCCAGAACTAGTCATTATGGATGAACCTACTGTTGGCATTGATCCTCAGTCCCGTAACCATATTCTAGATTGCATACAAAGGCTTAGGCATAACGGAATGACGGTGCTTTATACAACGCACTACATGGAGGAAGTAGAGGCCATATCGACCCGTATTATCATTATGGATCACGGCGCTATTATTGCCGAGGGAACCAAGGAATCGCTTAAGGAAGACATCCGGGATGAACAGAGATATTTCATTGAGGTTGAAGAGATAAATGCGGTACAGGAAGATGAATTTTACAGCATTGAGGGCGTCAAGTCGATCCATATCAAGGACCATGTCATTGAGGTCGTGTCTCTCAAGAATATTGAGAATTTGGACAGTGTGATCGCTCTCTTCTCCGATAAAAAGGTCAAAATCCGCAATATTGCTACAGCGTCGGCAAGCCTGGAAACGGTGTTCTTAAAGCTTACTGGACGTAAGCTGCGGGATTGAGACGAGAGGAAAAGGGGGAGAACAATGAGCGGTTTTATTCAGATTTTTAAAATGGATATGAAGAACATGGTCAGGAATCCGGTTCTAGTTAGCCTCAATACCGTATTTAATATTCTGCTGATTCTGATCATGGGCTTTCTTACAAGCGGCGCTTATGCGAAGGCTTCGGACGCGTATAACTATTATGCGGTAAGCCTTCTGATCTACGCCATGTTGAACGGGGCGATGACGGCAACCAATGCTTTTATGGAACGGGATATCAAAAAGCCGAATCTGCGGATCATTCATTCACCGGTCGGCAAATTCCCTATTTATTTCTCCAAAATCGCGGCATCCAGTCTGTTCAATTATATTTGCCATCTGCTTGTCTTGGGTACGGTGATCCCTCTGCTCCAGCTTGATATCGGCGGGCGCAATATCGGGTTTATCCTCCTATTAATGGCCCCGATTGAGTTTGCGGCTTGTGCATTTGGCATCATGCTTTGCTGCGTTTTCAAATCAGAAGAAGGGGCAAGTACGCTGGTTAGCAGTGCTCTTAACATTTTAGCTTTTCTAGGGGGAACCTTTTTTTCCTGGGATGGGATGGGCGGAGCGATGGCCTGGATTTCCCGATTATCGCCCGTGAAGTGGCTGGCGGACGCCTTTTTTGCAATTATATTTGATGCGAATCTTAGTGTGGTATGGCCTGTGCTTACGGGAAGTGTGATATTGTCCCTTCTGTTCGTGCTAGGCTGTATGAAGCTGTTTAAAGCGGAGGACTACTTATGCTAACTGTATTAATTAATAATTATTGCCGCATGCTCAAGCGCCTCCCAATGATATTAACCATGATCGGGATGATGCTGGCGATGATCGTTCTGGCTATTTATGTAACCAGCGAGCAGCAGGTCAAAGCGCATATTGTGTATATTCATCCAACAGATAATGCGCCCACAAGCTCCGACGATTTAGATATTACCGTTATGGAACAGGAGCCGCCGTTATCCGCCTTGGTCCGGCACCAATATGATGCTTATGTCGTCAACCGTGGGGAGGGGCAGTACGAAATTACAACCCTTAAGAATGAGAAGTTTAAGGCGATGCTGCTGAGCCTCTTACAACATCGGGATCCTGGCAAAGCGGGTGCTGAAGGAGAAAGGGGAATCGGCGAGAATATTATCGGTTTTTTGATGATGTTTTTGCTGGTAGGTTCCTTTATGTATTTGTTCACTTTTGCAGAGGATAAAGAAAAGGGACAGTTATCCCGGGTGACCGCATCGCCGATTTCCCTAGCGAGCTACCTCTTAGCTCACTGCATCTATTGCCTGACGATGTTCTTGCCGATCTATGCGGGGCTGGTAATGATGAAGCTGGTAGCGGGAGTTGATATTGGCTTTAATCTCTTGCAGTACGGTTTACTTATTTTCATCATGAGCATCCTGGGGATCTCCTTTGCTCTATTACTCAATATGCTATTTAACAAGCCGGATAATGCCATGATGCTGGGAAATAGTATTCTGGCGCTGACTTCGGTCCTGGCGGGCAGCTTCTATGCCTTC from Paenibacillus sp. CAA11 encodes:
- a CDS encoding EVE domain-containing protein — its product is MIPSEKIQQTRYWIGVVSASHVKRGVQGGFAQLCHGKAAPLRRMKPGDWLIYYSPRTDLLKGEPLQAFTAIGQVEDDRVYEYPMSESFVPFRRNIRYLPCREVKIAVLLDELNLTRGKRSWGYAFRYGQVEIEEEDFLTIARSMLGDTVIPVK
- a CDS encoding Imm41 family immunity protein gives rise to the protein MQSVPQVLLDNFHGREGSFIYSLHERSEFSEPAFWDYYNSLIELTRLTKDHGALDRDLAEMVCHTYDYILKSFIWNFHPTDLYTISHLPIEDLSLYIERLEYAYKGFIRGHLFKEEMFELKSPQDGNQPAE
- a CDS encoding ABC transporter ATP-binding protein, which translates into the protein MIDLEKILTVRGLTKSFKEHKVLKGISFEVGRGEILCFLGPNGAGKSTTIHILTAALQSDEGEVLYKGQDIGKQLRSYKKQLGVVPQEIALYEELSAERNVLFFASLYGLRGQELARAAEEALELAGLTDRRHDKVKTFSGGMKRRLNIACAVAHKPELVIMDEPTVGIDPQSRNHILDCIQRLRHNGMTVLYTTHYMEEVEAISTRIIIMDHGAIIAEGTKESLKEDIRDEQRYFIEVEEINAVQEDEFYSIEGVKSIHIKDHVIEVVSLKNIENLDSVIALFSDKKVKIRNIATASASLETVFLKLTGRKLRD
- a CDS encoding ABC transporter permease → MSGFIQIFKMDMKNMVRNPVLVSLNTVFNILLILIMGFLTSGAYAKASDAYNYYAVSLLIYAMLNGAMTATNAFMERDIKKPNLRIIHSPVGKFPIYFSKIAASSLFNYICHLLVLGTVIPLLQLDIGGRNIGFILLLMAPIEFAACAFGIMLCCVFKSEEGASTLVSSALNILAFLGGTFFSWDGMGGAMAWISRLSPVKWLADAFFAIIFDANLSVVWPVLTGSVILSLLFVLGCMKLFKAEDYLC
- a CDS encoding ABC transporter permease is translated as MLTVLINNYCRMLKRLPMILTMIGMMLAMIVLAIYVTSEQQVKAHIVYIHPTDNAPTSSDDLDITVMEQEPPLSALVRHQYDAYVVNRGEGQYEITTLKNEKFKAMLLSLLQHRDPGKAGAEGERGIGENIIGFLMMFLLVGSFMYLFTFAEDKEKGQLSRVTASPISLASYLLAHCIYCLTMFLPIYAGLVMMKLVAGVDIGFNLLQYGLLIFIMSILGISFALLLNMLFNKPDNAMMLGNSILALTSVLAGSFYAFSRDNPILDRIISILPQRQLLIFAEGMANHRAWTHVGSLIYVVLIAVIFFVISVLKLQKQYVRRH